A stretch of Corvus hawaiiensis isolate bCorHaw1 chromosome 8, bCorHaw1.pri.cur, whole genome shotgun sequence DNA encodes these proteins:
- the ARL3 gene encoding ADP-ribosylation factor-like protein 3: MGLLSILRKLKSTPDQEVRILLLGLDNAGKTTLLKQLASEDISHITPTQGFNIKSVQSQGFKLNVWDIGGQRKIRPYWRNYFENTDILIYVIDSADRKRFEETGQELAELLDEEKLSGVPVLIFANKQDLLTAAPASEIAEGLNLHTIRDRVWQIQSCSALSGEGVQDGMNWVCKNVSAKKK; encoded by the exons GGTTTACTGTCAATCCTGCGCAAACTAAAAAGCACCCCAGACCAGGAGGTGAGAATCCTCCTCTTGGGACTGGATAATGCAGGCAAGACCACACTCCTGAAACAGCTGGCATCAGAGGACATCAGCCACATCACACCAACACAG GGCTTCAACATCAAAAGTGTACAGTCTCAAGGCTTCAAGCTGAACGTATGGGACATAGGCGGACAGAGGAAGATCAGACCATACTGGAGGAACtattttgaaaacactgatatCCTT atcTATGTCATTGACAGTGCAGATAGGAAGAGGTTTGAAGAAACGGGTCAG GAGCTGGCTGAGCTTTTGGATGAAGAAAAGCTTAGTGGAGTCCCCGTGCTCATATTCGCTAACAAGCAGGATTTGCTGACGGCTGCCCCTGCTTCGGAGATTGCTGAAGGACTGAACCTCCACACAATCCGGGACAGAGTCTGGCAGATCCAGTCTTGTTCAGCCCTTTCAGGAGAGGGAGTACAG